A portion of the Megalobrama amblycephala isolate DHTTF-2021 linkage group LG23, ASM1881202v1, whole genome shotgun sequence genome contains these proteins:
- the nkx2.5 gene encoding homeobox protein Nkx-2.5 — translation MAMFSSQMTSTPFSVRDILNLEQNQEDMVSLDMSQRLDSALIPPSSCMLSTFKQEQFMEMPSGASLFSEDLQDDKGNKNSALNFGTAAFYGKNFLEMDYVKDAKTDDTFEDKEKKDISCSQEDPSEDLKLDDADRPKQRKRRKPRVLFSQAQVYELERRFKQQKYLSAPERDHLANVLKLTSTQVKIWFQNRRYKCKRQRQDQTLEMVGIAPPRRISVPVLVRDGKPCLGDTSTYNTSYNVGINHFTYNTYPAFSNFPSPGNTNYSCNYPSSMSSMQPSQSNSSYMNFGVGDLNNVQASFQSSSGVPSLHGIRAW, via the exons ATGGCAATGTTCTCCAGCCAGATGACTTCCACTCCTTTCTCAGTGCGGGACATATTGAACCTGGAGCAGAATCAGGAGGATATGGTCTCTCTGGACATGTCTCAGCGGCTGGACAGTGCCCTTATTCCGCCCTCATCCTGCATGCTGTCCACTTTCAAACAAGAGCAGTTCATGGAAATGCCATCCGGAGCCTCTCTCTTCAGCGAAGACCTTCAGGACGACAAAGGCAACAAAAACAGCGCTCTGAACTTCGGTACTGCTGCGTTTTATGGGAAGAATTTCCTAGAAATGGACTATGTTAAAGACGCAAAGACAGATGACACGTTtgaagacaaagagaaaaaag ACATCAGCTGTTCTCAGGAAGATCCCAGTGAAGATCTGAAGCTGGATGATGCGGATCGACCCaaacagaggaagaggaggaagccTCGGGTTCTCTTCTCTCAAGCGCAGGTGTACGAGCTGGAGCGACGCTTCAAACAGCAGAAATACCTCTCTGCTCCCGAGAGAGATCATTTAGCCAACGTGCTCAAACTCACCTCCACACAGGTGAAGATCTGGTTCCAGAACAGACGCTATAAGTGCAAGAGGCAGCGTCAGGATCAGACCCTGGAGATGGTGGGCATCGCCCCTCCGAGGCGCATCTCGGTGCCTGTTTTGGTTCGGGATGGGAAACCATGCCTGGGTGACACGTCCACTTACAACACCTCGTACAATGTGGGAATCAATCATTTCACCTACAACACCTACCCTGCGTTTAGTAATTTCCCGAGTCCAGGCAACACGAACTATTCCTGTAACTATCCATCAAGCATGTCCAGCATGCAGCCTTCACAGTCAAACAGCAGCTACATGAACTTTGGCGTTGGGGATCTAAATAACGTCCAGGCTTCTTTTCAGTCCAGCAGCGGGGTTCCCTCACTACACGGCATCAGAGCTTGGTGA